accaaccaaGTGGGTTGTTGGGACACATGTTctaatatttaattattcacGTCCTTATGCTTAGTGTATTTAAAGATAGGATATCCTAACCAACCAACGGCTATTCCATCTCCATTGTCCATTAAGCTCGCTCTAAACAATCCACCGTTTGCCGGATTATTGTCGCTGTAAtcataaaaaactaatttttcagGAATTTTAGACCAAGCTTCtgataaactttgattttcGGCTAGCCCAGCACCAACTCTTCCATATATTTTTTGCTGGAAGTATCCCTGATCCCATTGTTAACGCTTAGTGTATTTAAGTTTCtttgttaaaatttttttaaaacaaaaatataaataaactaCTGATACTACACTTGCAAAACAGTCTTTTAAAAAAAGTGTCCATAGTTTGTTCAGGGATTCCCTCCTAGGTTACTAAGAGCATATCCAATGTTACATTTTGAGGAATCCATTATAAGTTTTCAAGTGCAGcaacttaatttaattttatgatgtttaaatattttttactataatGAGAAGTTTCAtcattaattaagttgtttaattCACAAATattatttctcttttcaatATTTCATAGTGTCACTTTTGCACTTTCAATTGAAATACATCAAATTAGTATTTTAATCTTATACAACTTTGACTAAGTTTATCGAACCCAACAATACGTGATAcaccaaaataatattttccCTTTTTTGGATAAagtaattgaaaattttaaacaattaagAATTCTAAATAATTCAAATGATTCAgttaaattttctttattttaaaatgtttgtgTCTGGATAGAATAAAATACTAGAAACATTCATtgttaacattttaaaattacttttaaattttttaaatgtgtagggtcaaatttaaaatttgaaaaatagagTCCAATTTGCAAGCTTTGAAAATATTTAATGGTGaatatacattttttgaaaaaaaataggggtcaagttgaaaattttgaataaaaaaaggaCAAATTTGCAAGAATTGATAAAATTATAAGAACCAATTTAATATTCACATTGTATCGAATAaggaaggaatttcaaattcctATTGTTTGAGTGTCATTTGAGTTTCCCTAAATTTAACTTGGATACAATACCTCttaaatttccatcattttaaaaattctctaaattaatcatctaaacaacaaaatttacattgaagaatttgaattctctcaaaaaattacattacattaccTCAAAACATTGCTTcgtccaaacacactcttaattTATCGTAAACATGCATTATGGTGTGTTAAGTGCATGTGATTAAGTTAACCATTTACGTCGACCGCATCAGAGCGCACGCCCCTATGAAATGTTGCTGAGAATTTTTGATAGAACTGAATTTCAGAGGGCTGAACTTGTTCGATTGCCATCTTAAAGTGCTTCATTGTTACAACAGAAGCATCAAAGCTTTCCTGATAATGTCACAAAATGATttacatattaatatatatatttttgtcaacaCATGAATTAGAAATCACGTTGAATATCTGACTAACCTCCAATGCTGCAAGAGCTGCTTGTCGACATACAAGTGATATATCAGCCCCAGTATAACCATCTGTCAGTTGAGCCAGTTCTTTCATGCTAACATCAGAATCATATGGAGTTTTGCGCAAATGAATGCTAAAGATCTCTTCTCGGTCCTTCTCATTTGGAGGTCCAACATATAGCTGACGGTCAAATCGTCCTGTAAATAATGATATTCAAGCTTATCAAAGTCATACCAAGTTACCAACTCATCTTCCTTAGTGTATTTCGGTGTTCATGCAACAATGCAAGTGAGAGAAACAGAATAACAACATGTACAATACCTGGTCTTAAAAGAGCAGGATCAATATTGTCTGGCCTATTTGTAGCAGCTATAACAGCAACATCACCTCTGCTACGCACACCTGTAGGACatgatttttttgtcaaaagaaaaatcgTGATTAAATTTGATCGATGGTTAACGGTTAAATGAGCAACCATTCACATATCAACTAAATCAAGGTTCATCACTAACCATCCATTTGAACAAGGAGTTGAGCCATGACCCTATCAGACACGGAAACACCATCACCATCTCTCCCACGATTCATAGCAAGACTATCTATTTCATCGAAAAATATTACTGATGGGGCATTGTCCCTTGCTTTAACAAACAATGATCTGACAGCCTTCTCAGATTCGCCAACCCATTTGCTGAAGAGTTCAGGACCCTTGACTGCTAGAAAGTTCAGTCCTGCTTCAGAAGCAACTGCACGTGCCATTAGGGTTTTGCTACAACCTGGAGGCCCATACATCAATACACCTGATGGAGCATCAGTTCCAATACGGGTGAATGCATCCCGGTGCTTTTGGGGCCATACTAGTGTTTCCAATAATTGGTTTTTGACTTCCCTTTGGCCGCCAATATCTTCCCATTTAACCTTTGGAACCTCAAGGGTCACctagattaacaaaaaaaataaaagaaaaatactacCAGTATTATTTTcccttttcattttaaaaaataattgatttaaaagatccttgtttaacattttataaaaataaggaaaatgatTATTGATAGCATAAATGACTAACCATACTTTTTAAGTTTAACATTTCCCATCACACTACATCAGATTTTTGTATCAAGTGCAGATCATGAAAACACAATTACAAAagatatttatttttgcttaagCAAAAATTCCAAAAGTTGACTATTATTTACCTTTAGGGTTAAATTTGTTTTGATCCCTATAAAATTTGGGGTTTTCGGTTTAGtctccacaaaaaaaaaaaatctcaaaaacctTTCCGTCCGCACTTTTGGTCTCTACTATTAGGTCAACCCTGATTTGACTAATAGAAATCTACGTGGCACTTCCATGCGAACTTTTTTTGCAGGATTAAATTCAAACATTTTGAattttgcagggactaaaacacATTTAaccatatataaataaaatattttttgtgacGCCATTTCAACAAAAAGTCCATGTGAGGATTGACCTACCAGCAAGGACCAAAAGTACAGACAGAAAATTTTAGGAAGACGCAAACATGCAAATTTGTTTCAGACTAAAAACcgaaaaaatccaaattttataGGGACCAAAATTATGATGTTTAACCCTTAATTAGAAAACTACGGCTAATCAAATGACAATTGGTAGTGGAATGGAGGCATTAATTAAAATTGACAATACTTGTGTACAAGTAATTTCAAATAGACAGGTTATACATTTTGGAAGCTTGTGTATTTGAAGCAtttcattttctaaaaattGAAGGGTATTATAGAAAAATTCAGGAAATCAAAATGAACCCAAATCAAATAGACATATCCGTGATGAgagatatttttaatttaaaagaatttACTGGCATCAACCATACCTCTTTCATGGCACTAGGTCTTATTTCGAGCCTAGCCTTTTGAAAATCCTCAAAAGTCACTTGTCTCTTTTCTATAATTTCAGAAGTTTCTACCATTAGGAAGGAAGGCAATAAAAGACTGAAGGCCACCTACATATCCAAAACAGATGAAGTTGCAATACCTGAATGGTCGCTTGAGTTTGTTGCACTATTTGTCGGAGCGGGTTCCTCTGTTATGTCATCCAAACTACCAATGCAAGTCTTTTTAAGTTTAAGTTCGATAGAATGTCGTAGACAAATAGTATTTGCGCAATTGCGGAGGCCAACTAAATCAGCACCTACAAATCCATGAGTTGTTGAAGCAAGCTCTTCAATTTGCGTCTCAGAAAGAGAGTGATCTATTTCACAGAGAATAGTGCGCAAAATATCTTCTCGTTGGGCTTTTGATGGCACACCTGCATTGCATATGGAATTGAATTCTAAGTTAGTTGTGTTTGGTAAATGATTCTATGAATCCATCATCGTACTTAAAAcagattaaaaatgaaaaatagttattgttgagatatttatatttattttagtatgAGGATTATGATAGGATTACATTCTTATATAGTATCAAGTCTACCCCCTTTTTGCAGTAGTAAAATATGCAGGCAAGTGGAGAGAAATTCATACAGTTACAAGAATAGGTATGAATTTTAAGATAATAACATACTTTTCATAAGGATCTATTCGCTTAAATCTTACCAATTTCAATATCCTGGTCAAATTTTCCACGTCGTCTGAGAGCTGGATCAACATGGTCAGGCCTATTAGTAGCAGCAATTACAACTAATCCTCCATTTATACTAATTCCATCCATCAGCTTCAATAAGGTTCCAACCAATCTTTTAGATAGCTCTTCAACCCCATCTTTCCTTGGAGGGGCAATTGCATCTATTTCATCAATAAATATCTGTATGTAACAGTGAAAATAATCCCATCATTGAGATTCAGCAACTTAGAAGAACTTGGAACATAAAAATATCAAGTTAGAAATAAGTGAGACTATTCCCAGCAAATCAGGTGCAAAACCTTGAAAATAACTAACCATGAAAACTAAAGCAATGAAATCTTGATGAAAAATCTTAAGATTGTAGGAACATTGTTAGCGAGCAGACAACCTATACACTATGCCAGTTTAACAAATTCTAGGTCGCACTATGTCAGTTTAAGAAATTCTAATAATAGTGAAAAAGAAATGATCACTAATTTCAATTACATCTGCTTAAAAAATGCAAGTCTCACCCCTATGTTTTGTTTAATGAACTGCTCACCACAGAAAAATATGATACAAGACAATACAATAGACTGTGTTTTGACACAGTGAAAGAATTGAAACCTTCCACCATTGCTCCCAAAAGTTATAGGAAATAAAGAATTGGTTTAGAATAAATTTCAAGATAATTCCGGCAAGTTCAAGGACTTTTAAATCATCGAAGAGAATTGACAAAACATATTGTTTTAGTACTTTTAACTCTAAAACCAAATCAGAGTGAGATACAAAAACAAGGTCTTTGACTGATGATAAAATGCTtacattttcatttaatactaaTGCCTTCAAATTTCAcaattaacaatattttatattaaattccTAATATTCTTCTGCCATCCCATTTAAACCACTTTTTGACTTCTCTTGATTAATCAAGACCAACATGACAGCAGCACAATTCTTATATATGTCACGAAGCCTCATAATTTTAGGTGTTCCACTAAGTCCACGATTAAGCACCACATGTACCACAACTCTTATGACATGATGCTTTCAGAAAAGATCTCATTGTAAATATATTGATTGTATCATACATAGAACATGTATGAAAATTACAATCAGAAATTATCAACAACATGCATGAGTTGTTTGGAGAAACACTTTATGTTCCAGTACCAGAACAATGCACGAAACAAAACTACTTCATGTCATGAAAACTTGTTCTATACTATCAAGAGAAGTTAGTGAATGCTCAAAACCAAGCCATTGAACAACACCCAACCcggaatttttaaaatataacgGGGTTCGGTGCTTCACATTTGTTTTCAATGTGGAAACTAGTCTAACACTGGGCAATTCTATTGACAGAACTTAAAGTTAACGAGGGAAGGGCGAAACTTGTCTGACACTAGTAGCTTAGACTTGAAGTTGGACCCATCGCAAGAGTGAAATATGATGTGGAGCAATGACTTCATAGATAGAGACTAGATCATCAGACATTGTCTATATCTCCTAAAGCAAGCCCAAAATCTGATGTGTCAAAAGCCAACAAGCACCGAAGGGAAGTGAAATTTGAAGTTGGAGATTGGGTGTACTTAAATTTAGGCCTCGTCTTCAACAATTACTGCAACGAGGATAATGATAGAAAAAGGTATccgttttgttttttttatcaatgatATCTAAATTGATACATTTAGAAGAAAACAACAACTGGATTTCTGTATCAAAAAGAGGACAAGTGGTATTACAAAATAACAGACCAGATACTGACAGAGACTAACAGATTGGTCTGCAGGTACCAGAAAATTCCCTTCCGAGAATTGAGAGCTTCGTCTCACCCTCACATAACCTCTCAATAACTACCCAATAAACATTTTCCCTTTTTTCTCTCTAATAAGAGGTTCAACATATCAATCCTAAAGTAGCCGAAAGCCGGCAGATATTTTGGAACTGTTCAAATCTTGGCCAAGAGGAAAGACCGGGAACTCATCCCATTTTCCATGTGTCTCACTCAAAAGAGCTGTTTAGACAACATATTGTTTATCCTTAAAGTGATGAACCACTCCTTGACCTTTGGATATCGTCGGCACATGTCTCAAGTTCTTCTTAAATGAACCTCTCTCAACCAGTTACTGAGGTTACTTGGGAAATGTGGCAATGATCAAGGGGAAATTTCTTCACTTCAGCCTCAGCCTTGAGCTTTGTGGCAGTGATAGGCCAGTCCAACATGATGAGACTAGCCCTTTTTGGGTCGCGACCCAAACCCGTCAAAAATTTATGAGAAGAAAGAAACGAGGCTCTGGATTTAATTATCATGTAATAGGGATTTATGACTCACGAGAGCACGTTAAATGCATGGTCTGTGAAAAGTTTAGGGTCATTATGTGTGGACAGTGTTGTTTTAATAGAGGTGAGCATTATGAGAGTATTTCCTGGATTAATCTAACAACACAAGCAAAACTACCTAGTTCGTGTCTAACTCTTGAGTCCAATATTAAGGTTAATATTAAAAGCCTTTAACTTCAATGAGAAACTTAATTAACTATATGTTGTGATATGCAACTTGTGATACACACAGACACCAATATAAGAGCATAAATTGTTCATTTAAACAGAAAATGTGAAAAACTGAAACACGTGATCTTGAGAAAATATCTAACCACGGCAGGTGAAGCTTGAGTGGCTGAATCAAAAACATCCTTCAATGCTTTCTCACTTTCCCCATAGTACTGGGTAACAATTTCAGGTCCATTTATTGAGAAAAAATTGACCCCAGCATCATGAGCACATAATTGAACCAGCGAAGTCTTTCCCGTACCAGGTGGACCATGAAGAAAGACACCTCTGGTATTCTGCGTATCAAAACTACATATTGCAAAAACAAGATGCATAAGCACATAAGTGTGCGGAATTGTTTGAACATGTGCATTGATGTATGTGAGGAGTGAGGACACATCAATATGAAAATAGAGGTTTGAACTACAAATTCACTAATTGACTGTCAGAaacttatataatattaattgctTTCCATAAAACATTATCCCGACATCCATACTTATAATAAACTGATCATGTTAAGGCCCAGCATGCAGTTCTACTCATTTTGACATTTAACGAATATTTTACAGAATAATGACATGTttacaagaaaaagaaaaaaaggcatGATGACATGTACAAATTATTTCTGATAAGATCAGCATATCTACTACCTGAACCTTATGAAATTACGAAGGATGCATGTTGATGAGACATATAAAacacaaaattcaaataaaggaTATGTCAAGCCTTCATCTGAAACATTAGAAAGAGTTTGCTGCAGGAACCATAGTCTACAGTCAACACTACTTGAATCCACCAAACATAATATGGTGCATTAAACAACACACAGTCTATGGCAAGGAAGTTAATAAATATAAGTCTTTGACTTTATACGACATCaggtaaaaatataaaatagataagACATACCTTGGTAAAAAATCGTTCTTTGAAGAATAAATTATTTCCTTTAAAAACATTTCTTCTTTAGATAGACCACCTAATTTAGAAATATTATCACTGCTGGGTTTAACATCCTTGTCATCAAGTTTCAGACATGATAAATCCATTCGAATTGACTCTTCAAATGTTGCATATGAAGGCAAAGATAAAAATACCTTTGTTTCCCAATTGACAGTGAAAGCCAGATTCACATTCTCTAGCATATCAGAATCCTCAAGATTTAAATCACTGTTCCCATTCAATAGACAATAGTCAGGTATGTTAGTTGACCCCTTTTTAATTCCCGTCACTTGGAAAATGCAAAACTCAGAAAACATTGGGACATTGACAAGATTCCCTAGCAACATACAACGAGAGTATAACCATGAAGTTGCACATGTTTCTAATAACTTTTTGGAACTTTCATTTCCTAATGCCTTGCTAACATCAAATGAAGCCACCGATTGACCATTGGAATTGGTTACACTTGATGTTGAATCTTCAAATATGGGGGAAGAATACACACTGTCATTCGAAAACTTTGATCCATAAGAAGGTGTTGTAGGAGATGCAACAATATCATTCTCAGATTGGGCACGGGATCTTGACTTAGACAAGTCCGATGAGGGGAGATTAACTTTCAATGGTGCCCCAATCTTACAAGGAGCCAATTGAAGATATAACTCTTTGCAATTATATACCAAGGATTGTTTCTGTAATGGGTGAACAAACACACATGTGCCCGAAATAGGACATCCCATCGCAAAGGAAAGATTTAAAGACAGGCGTACTCCATTCTTCAATACCTAAATAAATGTCAGAAAATATAAGATTTTGATAAAGATAGGTCTATTATTAtacataaattatcaaaaaaaaaaaaaagaaggcacaaatatcaatcaatcataTTTCAAATGAGCAAAATAACAGCTTCGATGAGCTGTTTGTCAATCTTAGTCTTATGCCAATTACAAGTTTTCATAATAGTTTTCTAAATTGAGACCAAATTAGAACTAGAAGGTAAGGGTTTTGAGCACATCCTTTGTTGAGGGTGTATgaggtaattttttatttttgtttattcttCCGCAGTTTAGTCTACAACATGAACAACATATCATGATGCAGGATTTTGTTTGCTACTTCCAGTTTTAGTTAAAGAACAAAATATGATTAAcgagaaagaaaataataagtttCAAAGTTTCAACAAAGGTATCTAcataaacaaaatcatcatatatctattttattttttccatctaTTGATCATATTATGTAGAGTTTAACGAATACGCTTTGATACTGCAATCCATCCAATTATATTTCACAATCTTATCATTTCAATATATTACTTCCTATACATCACAGCAAACATTTACACAGAGATACGATAGAACAAaatgtaaaacttttttacatAGTCCAAATACATATCCGTTGAACACGATGAATTAAGAGTTTAATAGATATCCTCTAtcgtgtaaattaattttacaccgacATCCCAATAGATATCAAACAATCCCCCATCTCATATAATTAAAGTGGAGTGGAGTGTAGCGGGATAATTTGGTAGAATACATAATTGCCATTGGAAaatggtgtaaaattattttacactgccGGTTCATATTCTATTTTCTCATGAataaataccaaaataaaacaGTCCCCCGAAAGGTAGCTTAGTTGGTAGCTACTagggacattattggagtggccGATGTTCAAACCCCGGATTCCCCACTTATCTACACTTATAGTGTGTGAGTCTAACCACTAGGTTCCTCACTGGACccaaaagaaataacaaaacaaaacagtGGCAAAGACTAACCTTTGTAGAAGGAAAAACCGTTGCAAGAACAAAGTAATTTCCAGCAGCATTATCATCCAATGTGGCACAAGTTTTCAACCCATAGCATTTAACACATTCATTAGTCAATGACATGAGAGGAAATCCATGCAATTGCGCAACCCCTTTACTTGAAGATGGAATAGACACCTTCaaaatcaatcaaaatcaaaactttatgaAACATGAATAATCATAAACTACCATAACAACATAATTTGACAAAAAGCCCTAAAAAAATAGAGAAGGAAAATGAATTTCATTACAGAAACAAGTGAACCGGGAGCAAGAGAAGATGCAACCATAAAAGGCTCAGAAAGCCAAATTTTAGCGCCTTTGGAAGCTGAATTGGTGGTATCGATGTCGGTGATTTCGGCGATGAAAGCGGATTGTGAAATGAAGGATGggaagatttgagaagcttGTTGGATGAGAGAAGTGAGTTGTTGTGGTTCGGCGGCGGTGGTGGTTCGGGGTGGAGTGGCGGCATCGGGAAATGACGATTGTGACCttgattttgagtttgattttgattgcTTCTTGTTGCTGCTGCTATTGCTGTTACTGTGCTTTGAATTGGAAGAAGGCATGGTTGAGAGTGTGCGTTTTTGACAGCGGAGTTTGAATTTGTTGTTGAAGTGAGTTAAGAAGAAGAACAAGGTTGGAACCTTTTCTCTCACGGTAGGGTTTTACTTGTACCCAAATGGAGATGGATTTGACTTGGTAGGGTTTTACAAACAACTTCTTCACAATGTTCACATTGTTgattttgaatttctttttgtcaagattaagttttttttttttaagttacatAATAATATTGGTATGTAGTCTCCAGCGTGCCATCACTACTCTTCGCGGAGAATCTTCGGACACACAAGTAGGCATGGCAACAGaacccgtacccgcgggtacccgcccgaacccaccccgagtttgacggggaaaaaccgatttgactgggtttgggttcgggtttgggttttccccgatttcaaaacatggggatggggcgggtaacggagatattggtacccaccccaaacccgtccccgaacccgcccgtttatataaaattactatattacccctatttatttatttataatgtcacatatcatataatttatctacttgagttaggatttttaatgaacaatggttcttagttatttgtttttttagcaatttcagTGAACAATGATGTAGAACATTCTTGGTTATGTGGTTGTTTTGACGGTATTTTGAAATATTGGTTTGTAccggtactattttatggttttgataattttggaatatcatttcatttgtatgtttaatccattgaaattttggtttgtactttattatttaaaattttttgtattgtatgtatgtcagTGTTCGGGAAAATTTTGGGTTCAGGTAAGGTTCAGCAGGGCAGGGCAAGGTttggggatacccgaacccatttgggtatacccgaacccatttgggacggggattgggttcaatttttcatccccgtcgggtaatgggcggggaacgggtatttatcaatgattcgggtatggggaacggggaaggtaaaaaccgtacccgcgggtacccattgccatgcctacacACAAGGTTAGTTCTCCCCTTTCAAACTAATCTTAAAGTTAAAAATCGAATTTTTGACCACGTGTTTAAgagtttttatttaaaaataaaatatttattttaaaagtatgaTTTGtaataaaatgtttaattaatagaGTTGtataaccttaaaaaaaaatagagttttatAAACGAAATATTTAACTAATAGAggtttataagcaaaaaaaagtttagagttttatattataaaaaagttagagtatttcttgacaaaaaaaaaagtttgagtattttggctttttttttttttgactaagagTATTTTGGCTTTTAATAAACTATTTTGAcggaaaaaattaaaaattctaaaagaCTTTGTAGtaatatataaacttttaagATTTTATAAAACATTTTACGACCGGATTTTATAAtttggattttgagagattttaagatattaaagtgcttcttgtaaaaaaaaaatattaaagtacttaattaatatatacagTAATATTTAAATTGACTCTCGTTGGTACTTTTGGATTTGAACAATAGGTTCATAATTTCAGAATTATGATCTTCGTTGATTGATATAAcactaaaaatgaaaattcattCGGAACGTTAATTGAAAATTCATCAAGGTGATCCAATTTCGCCTTATTTGTTTGTCCTTTGTATGGACAAACTCTCTCATGTCATTCTTCATGCAGTGGAGGAAGGAAAGTGGACAGGGATTAATTTAAGCGGGAAGGAATGGCCCGATGATATCCCATCTAATGTTCGCGGATGACTTATTACTGTTCGGTGAAGCAAGCGAGAATCAAATGAGGTGTGTAGTCGACTCGTTACAACAGTTCTGTAACATGTTTGGGCAAGAAGTTAGCCAAGCCAAAACCAGTATTCTTTTTTCGCAAAATGTGGAGAGAGGCATGAGAAGTAAGTTGTTGGATATTTCTGGCTTTAAAGAAACTAGTAACTTTGGTAAGTACCTAGGGGTGCCATTGCATGGTAGAGCACCAAGATCGGATTTTCAGTATTTAATTGATCAAGTAAGTACAAAGTTGTCGATGTGGAAAGCTACTCACCTCTCTTTTGCGGGAAGAGTAACATTGGCAAAGAGTGTTATTGAAGTGGTTCCCAcgtaggggtgtgcaaaaaatccaAGTAACCTTAACCAAATCATTAACTAAACCATATCcaaaattaataaccaaatccattttaaaaaaaaaccaaaccaatccaatacaaaaaaaccaattctaaaccctatccaattttttataattggtttttaaattgaGGCCCAATAAGGAAAAAgcccaatagtttttttttaaaaaaaaaaaaaaaatttcaaattcaattaattatataatttaataaataaataattaataaggtgGTGGAGGAATCGGTCAACGCGgcggtcaacgccggaccaccggcggcCGGCACGGCGGAGCTCCGGCGGCGGACGGTGGCGGACGGCGATTTTCCGGCGGCGACCGGCGACCGGCGCGGTGGTTGATGGCGGCGCTCCGGCGGTCGGCGCGGTGGTTGGTGGCGGCGCTCCGGTGGCCGGCCACCGCCAACCaccctttaatatttaattattttttatttaacaaaatttatttattttaaaaataattataaaaaacagatttttgatgatttttttttttaaaaaaaatctatattttaattattttgggcttaaaaaaatctgtttttttgggcttagtttgaaatatgttgggcttagaaaaaaaactcttatgaattcattataaaccaataattcataaaattaaagaaaaattat
This genomic interval from Trifolium pratense cultivar HEN17-A07 linkage group LG6, ARS_RC_1.1, whole genome shotgun sequence contains the following:
- the LOC123888264 gene encoding calmodulin-interacting protein 111 gives rise to the protein MPSSNSKHSNSNSSSNKKQSKSNSKSRSQSSFPDAATPPRTTTAAEPQQLTSLIQQASQIFPSFISQSAFIAEITDIDTTNSASKGAKIWLSEPFMVASSLAPGSLVSVSIPSSSKGVAQLHGFPLMSLTNECVKCYGLKTCATLDDNAAGNYFVLATVFPSTKVLKNGVRLSLNLSFAMGCPISGTCVFVHPLQKQSLVYNCKELYLQLAPCKIGAPLKVNLPSSDLSKSRSRAQSENDIVASPTTPSYGSKFSNDSVYSSPIFEDSTSSVTNSNGQSVASFDVSKALGNESSKKLLETCATSWLYSRCMLLGNLVNVPMFSEFCIFQVTGIKKGSTNIPDYCLLNGNSDLNLEDSDMLENVNLAFTVNWETKVFLSLPSYATFEESIRMDLSCLKLDDKDVKPSSDNISKLGGLSKEEMFLKEIIYSSKNDFLPSFDTQNTRGVFLHGPPGTGKTSLVQLCAHDAGVNFFSINGPEIVTQYYGESEKALKDVFDSATQASPAVIFIDEIDAIAPPRKDGVEELSKRLVGTLLKLMDGISINGGLVVIAATNRPDHVDPALRRRGKFDQDIEIGVPSKAQREDILRTILCEIDHSLSETQIEELASTTHGFVGADLVGLRNCANTICLRHSIELKLKKTCIGSLDDITEEPAPTNSATNSSDHSEKRQVTFEDFQKARLEIRPSAMKEVTLEVPKVKWEDIGGQREVKNQLLETLVWPQKHRDAFTRIGTDAPSGVLMYGPPGCSKTLMARAVASEAGLNFLAVKGPELFSKWVGESEKAVRSLFVKARDNAPSVIFFDEIDSLAMNRGRDGDGVSVSDRVMAQLLVQMDGVRSRGDVAVIAATNRPDNIDPALLRPGRFDRQLYVGPPNEKDREEIFSIHLRKTPYDSDVSMKELAQLTDGYTGADISLVCRQAALAALEESFDASVVTMKHFKMAIEQVQPSEIQFYQKFSATFHRGVRSDAVDVNG